CGTCGGCGACCATGGAGCCTTCGACCATCTTGCCCAGGGCCTGCAGGTTGACGAACGAGGGCGGCCGCACGCGCACACGGTAGGGCTGCGTGGAACCGTCGCTCACGATGAAGTAGCCCAGCTCGCCCTTGGGAGCCTCGATGGAATGGTAGATCTCGCCCACGGGCGGCTTCAGCACCTTGGGGATCTTGGCCATGATGGGGCCGTCGGGAATCCGCTCCACCGCCTGACGGCAGATGCGCACCGATTGGCGCATCTCCGCGATGCGGACGAGGTACCGGTCGTAGGTGTCGCCGTTCTGGCCGGTGGGGATCTCGAAGTCCATTTCAGAGTAGGCGGCGTAGGGCTGGGCCTTGCGCAAGTCCCACTTCACGCCGGAGGCGCGCAGCACCGGCCCGGTGACGCCAAAGGCCTTGCAGTCCTCGGCGGAGATGACGCCGACGCCTTTGGTTCTCTCCAGCCAGATGCGGTTCGTGGTGAGCAGCGTTTCGTATTCGTCGATCTTGGGAGTAACGAAGTCGCAGAACCTGCGCACGTCGTCCTCGAAGCCGTCGTAGGTTTCGTACAGGCAGCCGCCGATGCGGAAGGCGTGGGTGGTGAGGCGCGCGCCGCAATACTTCTCGAAGATCTTCAGGATCTCTTCGCGGTCGCGGAAGGTGTAGAACAGCGGCGTGATGGCGCCAATATCGAGGGCGTGCGTGCCCAGCCAGAGCATGTGGCTGGCCAGGCGGTTGAGCTCGGTGAGGATGGTGCGGATGTAGCGGGCGCGGGGCGGCGCTTCCACGTTCATCAGCTTCTCGACCGCTTCGCAGTAACCCAGGCCGTTGGAGACCGCAGCCACGTAATCCATGCGGTCCACGTAGGGATTGAACATGGCGTAGGTGCGGTTCTCGGCGATCTTTTCCACGCCGCGGTGCAGGTAGCCGATGACGCATTCGGTGCCCAGGACGCGCTCGCCATCGAGCTTGAGGATGACGCGCAGCACGCCGTGCGTGGAAGGGTGCTGCGGCCCCATGTTGAGGATGATCTCGTTGGCGTCGAGGTGGGTCTGGTCGGCGTCGCGCAGGTCCCAACTGGGGAATTTGGTGGTGACGTCGCTCATTGGCCGCTCTTGATCCCCAGGTTGATCTGCACCCACTCCTGATCCTGTTGAATGATGCCGTAGTCCTTGCGCAGCGGGTGGCCCTTCCAGTCGTCGGGCAGCAGGATGCGGCGCATGTCAGGATGGCCCTCGAAGCGGATGCCGAACATGTCGTAGCACTCGCGCTCCAGCCAGTTACAGGTCGGCCAGAGGGCGACGGCGGAGGGCGCGGTTTCGCCGTCGGCGATGCGCGTCTTCACGCGCATGCGCTCGTTGCGCGCGAACGAATAGAGGATCCACACGACGTCGAACTGTTTCTCGCGCCCGGGGTAGTGGACGGCGGTCACGTCCACGCAGTAGTCGAACTGCTCGTCGTCGCGCAGAAGCCGCAGGACGTCGTGGGCGATGGAGCGGTCCACGACCAGGTAGTTCTGCTTGAGGTAGGTGACGGCTTCCTGGATGCCGGAGCCGAAGCGCTGCTTCAGGCGCGCGACCCTCTCCGATTCCCAGGGCTCGGCGGTAGGCCCGGCGGGCTTGGGAGGAGGAGCGTGAGCGGGCTTTTCGGCGGCGGCAGCAGCAGGTTGCGCCGTGGGCTTTTCGGCGCCTTGGGGCGAGGGCGGAGTGGGCTTGGTCTCGTCGGCCATTCGTGGCTCAGGCGAACCGGCTGGCTCACGACAGGAACAGAGTTTTGTAACAGCCGGGCCGGATAGTGTCAATTGTATACGGCGGCGATGGGGCGGCTCGAGCGTGACCCTCGCGCGTTCCTCGTCCGCCGTGGGGCGGACTCGTCCGAGCGACGGCCACGGGAAGCAGAGTTGCCAGCTCGTCACGGCACGGCTAAAAGCCCTGCCGTTCCCCTAGACCCATTCCAGGGCGCCCTTCTTCCAGATCCAGATGTAGCCCACGACCAGGATGCCGAGGAAGATCATCATCTCGACGAAGCCGAACAGGCCCAGCAGCTTGTACTGCACGGCCCAGGGGAACAGGAAGATGGTCTCGACGTCGAACACCACGAACAGGATGGCCACGATGTAGAAGCGGACGGAGTAGCGGCCGCGGGCGTCGCCGACGGGGTCAATGCCGCACTCGTAGGGCAGGAGCTTGCCCTTTTCCGTGGGATTATCCGGGCGGA
This portion of the Terriglobales bacterium genome encodes:
- a CDS encoding NADH-quinone oxidoreductase subunit D: MSDVTTKFPSWDLRDADQTHLDANEIILNMGPQHPSTHGVLRVILKLDGERVLGTECVIGYLHRGVEKIAENRTYAMFNPYVDRMDYVAAVSNGLGYCEAVEKLMNVEAPPRARYIRTILTELNRLASHMLWLGTHALDIGAITPLFYTFRDREEILKIFEKYCGARLTTHAFRIGGCLYETYDGFEDDVRRFCDFVTPKIDEYETLLTTNRIWLERTKGVGVISAEDCKAFGVTGPVLRASGVKWDLRKAQPYAAYSEMDFEIPTGQNGDTYDRYLVRIAEMRQSVRICRQAVERIPDGPIMAKIPKVLKPPVGEIYHSIEAPKGELGYFIVSDGSTQPYRVRVRPPSFVNLQALGKMVEGSMVADVVAVIGTIDIVLGEVDR
- a CDS encoding NADH-quinone oxidoreductase subunit C, which translates into the protein MADETKPTPPSPQGAEKPTAQPAAAAAEKPAHAPPPKPAGPTAEPWESERVARLKQRFGSGIQEAVTYLKQNYLVVDRSIAHDVLRLLRDDEQFDYCVDVTAVHYPGREKQFDVVWILYSFARNERMRVKTRIADGETAPSAVALWPTCNWLERECYDMFGIRFEGHPDMRRILLPDDWKGHPLRKDYGIIQQDQEWVQINLGIKSGQ
- the ndhC gene encoding NADH-quinone oxidoreductase subunit A is translated as MPQNYVPIFLFMVVALAIPVVTLLIAKLVRPDNPTEKGKLLPYECGIDPVGDARGRYSVRFYIVAILFVVFDVETIFLFPWAVQYKLLGLFGFVEMMIFLGILVVGYIWIWKKGALEWV